The following proteins are co-located in the Ammospiza caudacuta isolate bAmmCau1 chromosome 20, bAmmCau1.pri, whole genome shotgun sequence genome:
- the CLUH gene encoding clustered mitochondria protein homolog, whose product MVIRAGEMPPAAVPAAQSAEQQQPAPRDSRPAETQQRPEHPSGVALMNGSGPHDSLKGDKDAKQNGHEEAEPGEDGNDQEVIVIQDTGFTVKICAPGIEPFSLQVSPQEMVQEIHQVLMDREDTCHRTCFSLQLDGNVLDNFAELKTIEGLQEGSLLKVVEEPYTVREARIHVRHIRDLLKSLDPSDAFNGVDCNSLSFLSVFTEGDLGDSGKRKKKGTEMEQIDCTPPEHILPGSKERPLCALQPQNRDWKPLQCLKVLTMSGWNPPPGNRKMHGDLMYLYVITVEDRHVSITASTRGFYLNQSTAYNFNPKPANPSFLSHSLVELLNQISPTFKKNFSALQKKRVQRHPFERIATPFQVYSWTAPQAEHAMDCVRAEDAYTSRLGYEEHIPGQTRDWNEELQTTRELPRKNLPERLLRERAIFKVHSDFTAAATRGAMAVIDGNVMAINPSEETKMQMFIWNNIFFSLGFDVRDHYKDFGGDVAAYVAPTNDLNGVRTYNAVDVEGLYTLGTVVVDYRGYRVTAQSIIPGILEREQEQSVIYGSIDFGKTVVSHPKYLELLEKTSRPLKIQKHKVLNDKNEEVELCSSVECKGIIGNDGRHYILDLLRTFPPDLNFLPVEGEEMPEECKKMGFPKQHRHKLCCLRQELVDAFVEHRYLLFMKLAALQLMQQKANKQESSAALENGASAENGAADSERPESEDGKMEDSVTGLDQVKELAETIASDDGTVDPKSREVIRNACKAVGSISDTSFDIRFNPDIFSPGVRFPESSREEVQDQKQLLKDAAAFLLSCQIPGLVKDCLDHTVLPMDGATLAEAMHQRGINMRYLGKVINFITKTPGHAQLDHIFKIGISELITRSAKHIFKTYLQGVELSGLSAAISHFLNCFLSSFPNPIAHLPADELVSKKRNKKRKNRNLGNADNTAWASMTPQELWKNICSEAKNYFDFSLECENADQAAEVYNLQKITLLREISLKTGVQILLKEYNFDNRHKPTFTEEDILNIFPVVKHVNPKASDAFHFFQSGQAKVQQGFLKEGCELINEALNLFNNVYGAMHVEICACLRLLARLNYIMGDYSEALSNQQKAVLMSERVLGIEHPNTIQEYMHLALYCFANSQLSTALNLLYRARYLMLLVFGEDHPEMALLDNNIGLVLHGVMEYDLSLRFLENALAISSKYHGSKSLKVALSHHLVARVYESKAEFRSALQHEKEGYTIYKNQLGEHHEKTKESSEYLKYLTQQAVALQRTMNEIYKNGSNANIMPLKFTAPSMASVLEQLNIINGILFIPLSQKDLENLKAEVQRRQQLQESMKSGEQLETEDKAVEEKEAEPSMPSAAIPLTQSSA is encoded by the exons ATGGTCATCCGAGCGGGCGAGATGCCGCCGGCCGCCGTGCCGGCCGCGCAGAGCgccgagcagcagcagccggcaCCCCGCGACAGCCGGCCCGCCGAGACGCAGCAGCGCCCCG AGCACCCGTCTGGCGTGGCACTGATGAATGGCAGCGGCCCGCATGACAGCCTCAAGGGCGACAAGGATGCCAAGCAGAATGGCCACGAGGAGGCTGAGCCGGGAGAAGATGGGAACGACCAGGAGGTCATCGTCATACAGGACACGGGATTCACTGTCAAGATCTGTGCACCAGGGATAGAGCCCTTTTCCCTGCAG GTTTCTCCTCAAGAGATGGTGCAAGAAATCCATCAAGTTTTGATGGACCGGGAGGATACCTGCCATCGGACCTgcttctccctgcagctggatgGCAACGTCCTGGATAACTTTGCTGAGCTGAAGACGATTGAAGGACTGCAGGAGGGCTCACTGCTGAAAGTGGTGGAAG AGCCATACACGGTGCGAGAAGCCAGGATACACGTGCGCCACATTCGGGACCTTCTGAAGAGTCTTGACCCATCAGATGCTTTCAATGGTGTGGACTGTAACTCATTGTCCTTCCTGAGTGTCTTCACTGAAGGAGACCTGGGAG ACAgtggaaagaggaagaagaaaggtACCGAAATGGAACAAATTGACTGCACCCCTCCTGAACATATCCTGCCAGGTAGCAAAGAGAGGCCCCTGTGTGCCCTTCAGCCCCAGAACAGAGACTGGAAG CCTTTGCAGTGCCTGAAGGTACTGACAATGAGTGGCTGGAACCCTCCGCCCGGGAACCGCAAGATGCACGGGGACCTCATGTATCTGTACGTGATCACGGTGGAGGATCGGCACGTCAGCATCACTGCCTCCACGCGGGGATTCTACTTGAATCA gtCTACTGCATACAACTTCAATCCCAAACCTGCAAACCCTAGTTTTCTCAGTCATTCCTTGGTGGAACTACTTAACCAGATCAGCCCTACCTTCAAAAAAAacttctctgctctgcagaagaAACG GGTTCAGAGACACCCCTTTGAGAGGATAGCCACTCCTTTCCAAGTGTACAGCTGGACGGCCCCGCAGGCAGAGCACGCCATGGACTGTGTCCGGGCAGAGGACGCCTAcacctccaggctgggctaCGAGGAGCACATACCTGGACAG ACTAGAGACTggaatgaggagctgcagacCACACGGGAGCTGCCACGCAAGAacctgcctgagaggctgctgagagAACGAGCCATTTTCAAG GTTCACAGTGACTTCACTGCAGCAGCAACACGAGGTGCTATGGCTGTCATTGATGGCAATGTCATGGCCATCAACCCCAGCGAGGAGACCAAGATGCAGATGTTCATCTGGAACAACATTTTCTTCAGCCTGGGCTTTGACGTCCGTGACCACTACAAGGACTTTGGTGGAGACGTTGCTGCTTACGTGGCTCCCACCAATGATCTCAATGGTGTGCGGACCTACAACGCTGTGGATGTGGAAGGGCTGTACACGCTGGGGACTGTCGTGGTGGATTACAGAGGTTACAGGGTGACGGCTCAGTCTATTATCCCTGGCATCTTGGAGCGGGAGCAGGAACAGAGTGTCATCTATGGGTCAATAGACTTTGGCAAGACAGTTGTGTCACACCCCaagtacctggagctgctggagaagacCAGCAGGCCGCTGAAGATCCAGAAGCACAAAGTTCTCAATGACAAGAATGAGGAGGTGGAGCTGTGCTCCTCAGTAGAGTGCAAAGGCATTATTGGCAACGATGGGCGTCACTACATCCTGGACCTGCTACGCACTTTCCCTCCAGATCTAAACTTCCTGCCTGTTGAAGGGGAGGAGATGCCAGAGGAATGTAAGAAAATGGGGTTCCccaagcagcacagacacaagCTTTGCTGTCTTCGTCAAGAGCTTGTTGATGCCTTTGTAGAACACAG GTATCTCTTATTCATGAAGCtggctgcactgcagctgatgcAGCAGAAAGCCAACAagcaggagagctcagctgctctggaaaatgGAGCCTCTGCAGAGAATGGTGCTGCAGACAGCGAGAGGCCCGAGTCAGAGGATGGGAAAATGGAGGACAGCGTGACTGGGCTGGATCAGGTGAAGGAGCTGGCAGAGACCATCGCGTCCGACGATGGAACAG tGGATCCCAAAAGCAGAGAAGTGATTCGGAATGCTTGCAAGGCTGTAGGCTCCATTAGTGACACATCATTTGATATTCGGTTTAACCCAGATATTTTCTCACCAG GTGTTCGCTTCCCGGAGTCGAGCAGAGAGGAGGTGCAGGatcagaagcagctgctgaaggacgCTGCTGCGTTCCTGCTGTCCTGCCAGATCCCAGGCTTG GTGAAGGACTGCCTGGATCACACGGTGCTTCCCATGGATGGGGCCACCTTGGCTGAGGCCATGCACCAGAGGGGCATCAACATGCGTTACCTGGGCAAGGTGATCAACTTCATCACCAAGACCCCTGGCCATGCACAGCTGGATCACATCTTT AAAATTGGAATCAGTGAATTGATCACTCGATCAGCCAAACACATCTTCAAGACGTACCTCCAG GGTGTGGAGCTGTCAGGTTTATCTGCTGCCATCAGTCACTTCCTGAATTGTTTTCTGAGctccttcccaaatcccattgcCCATCTTCCAGCTGATGAGCTGGTCTCCAAGAAGAGGAACAAGAAACGGAAAAACAGGAACCTTGGCAATGCTGATAACACTGCCTGGGCAAGCATGACCCCTCAGGAGCTATGGAAGAATATTTGTTCAGAAGCAAAGAACTATTTTGATTTCAGTCTTGAATG TGAGAATGCTGACCAAGCAGCTGAAGTGTATAATCTACAGAAAATCACCCTGCTCCGTGAAATCTCCCTCAAAACTGGAGTCCAG ATCCTGCTGAAGGAGTACAACTTCGACAACAGGCACAAGCCCACTTTCACAGAAGAGGATATTCTTAACATCTTCCCTGTAGTGAAGCATGTAAACCCCAAAGCCTCCGATGCTTTCCACTTCTTCCAGAGCGGGCAAGCAAAAGTTCAGCAAG GTTTCTTGAAGGAGGGCTGTGAGCTCATCAATGAAGCCTTAAACCTGTTCAACAATGTGTATGGTGCTATGCATGTAGAAATCTGTGCCTGCCTGAGGCTGCTAGCTCGGCTCAACTATATCATGGGAGATTACTCAGAG GCCTTAAGCAATCAGCAGAAAGCGGTGCTAATGAGTGAGAGGGTCCTGGGCATCGAACACCCCAACACCATCCAAGAATAT ATGCACCTGGCTCTGTACTGCTTTGCAAACAGCCAACTCTCCACAGCACTGAACCTGCTGTACCGTGCACGCTACCTCATGCTGTTGGTATTTGGGGAGGATCACCCAGAAATGGCACTCTTAGAT AACAACATTGGCCTGGTGCTCCATGGGGTCATGGAGTATGACCTGTCCCTGCGGTTCCTGGAGAACGCCTTGGCCATCAGCTCCAAGTACCACGGCTCCAAGTCTCTGAAGGTTGCACTGAG ccATCACCTGGTTGCCCGAGTGTACGAGAGCAAAGCAGAGTTCCGGTCGGCTCTGCAGCATGAGAAGGAAGGCTACACCATCTACAAGAATCAG CTCGGTGAACACCATGAAAAGACCAAAGAGAGCTCTGAGTACTTGAAATACCTGACACAGCAAGCGGTGGCTCTGCAGCGCACAATGAACGAGATCTACAAGAACGGCTCCAATGCCAACATCATGCCCCTGAAG TTCACAGCTCCCAGTATGGCCAGtgtcctggagcagctgaaCATTATCAATGGAATTCTCTTCATTCCACTAAG CCAAAAAGACTTGGAGAACCTTAAAGCCGAGGTGCA